From Cellulophaga lytica DSM 7489, a single genomic window includes:
- a CDS encoding DegT/DnrJ/EryC1/StrS family aminotransferase, with product MPEQSKIWLSSPHMGGKEQEFVKEAFDTNWIAPLGPNVTFFENAISSYVNQDVYVAALSSGTGAIHLALEILGVTTGDNVICQTFTFSGSANPIKYLGANPVFVDSEKDTWNISPALLEKAIKDGIEKGKKPKAIIAVHLYGMPYKVKEIKEVADKYMVPVIEDSAEALGSSVNDIKCGGFGTIGIFSFNGNKIITTSGGGALVAHSEEIKSKVIFLATQAREDAPHYQHNVVGYNYRMSNVLAGIGRGQMLVLDDRVAARRANYQFYYDNLNSIEEIEFLNEPNGFYSNRWLSCILTPSFEVREKIRLALLEENIESRPLWKPMHLQPVFSDCESFMDGTSENLFQRGLCLPSGSNLEKKDLHRVVDKIKSQFL from the coding sequence ATGCCAGAACAAAGTAAAATATGGTTGTCTTCTCCTCATATGGGAGGAAAAGAGCAAGAATTTGTAAAAGAAGCTTTTGATACCAATTGGATAGCTCCACTTGGACCTAACGTAACATTTTTTGAAAATGCTATTTCTAGTTATGTTAATCAAGATGTTTATGTAGCTGCTTTAAGCTCTGGTACTGGAGCCATTCATTTGGCATTAGAAATATTAGGTGTTACTACTGGTGATAATGTAATTTGTCAAACTTTTACTTTTTCTGGTTCTGCAAATCCTATTAAGTATTTGGGAGCTAACCCTGTTTTTGTAGATAGTGAAAAGGATACGTGGAATATTTCTCCTGCTTTACTTGAAAAGGCCATTAAAGATGGTATTGAGAAGGGAAAGAAACCAAAAGCTATAATTGCTGTTCATTTATATGGAATGCCTTACAAGGTAAAAGAAATCAAAGAAGTAGCAGATAAGTATATGGTACCTGTAATAGAAGATAGTGCAGAGGCTCTTGGAAGTTCTGTAAATGATATTAAATGTGGAGGTTTTGGTACAATTGGAATTTTTTCTTTTAATGGGAATAAAATTATAACAACCTCAGGAGGTGGAGCATTAGTAGCACATTCAGAGGAAATTAAAAGTAAGGTAATTTTTTTGGCAACTCAGGCTAGAGAAGATGCGCCGCATTACCAGCATAATGTAGTGGGATACAATTATAGAATGAGTAATGTATTAGCTGGAATTGGTCGTGGACAAATGTTAGTTTTGGACGATAGAGTAGCAGCTAGAAGAGCTAATTATCAATTTTATTATGATAATTTAAATTCAATAGAAGAAATCGAATTTTTAAATGAACCAAATGGTTTTTACTCAAACAGGTGGTTAAGTTGTATTTTAACACCTTCGTTTGAAGTTAGAGAGAAAATTAGATTAGCTTTATTGGAAGAAAATATAGAATCTCGTCCATTATGGAAACCTATGCATTTACAACCTGTTTTTTCAGATTGTGAAAGTTTTATGGATGGGACTTCAGAAAACCTTTTTCAAAGAGGACTTTGTTTACCTAGCGGGTCTAATTTAGAGAAAAAGGATTTACATCGAGTAGTAGATAAAATTAAGTCTCAGTTTTTATGA